One window of the Chanodichthys erythropterus isolate Z2021 chromosome 2, ASM2448905v1, whole genome shotgun sequence genome contains the following:
- the LOC137027903 gene encoding adhesion G protein-coupled receptor E3-like → MPLRITKFCAVPDLDSNATTYVTDISAAFTTVTPETTSAGINITLQEGCTSQNCFQNLLEQIENITSSQVLSTVTNILTMAFNASEKILDSSSSSVSPAELASHGNRVLKTSEKLISTLVKPTDTSDNVSLALAAVEVEVFMVGLNVALNKIPRLDTTNSSVDIDLIGIAKNNKGSAAVAFMSYNTMENLLKPDFFNTSNDTVKTMMSTVISATLPKTNNTKLTKPVNFTLKHIREFDPNGSLSCVYWNISQWIVDGCSVLETNSNYTVCSCVHLSTFALIMQTSRPPESDSQLDLLNLVCVIVGLVFFSLALSTFALCQWSPGVNNVARINICISLLLAHLLFLLTQQFLDLIRSQQVLCAMISGVLHFLFLSGFVWMFIEAVLLFICVRNLSQISSKKREVLSSGFLCVIGYTVALVVVAVSVGLLPEGYGSEHCWIKMDKGFIWSFLGPVCVILAINMILFINIIIKLNSTLKNLNAEVSQMKQTKIMTFKTLAQFVVLGCPWILGFFTNGRKELEILFLILNSQQGTFIFLVYCVLNNEVRQQYRKCFRCLCCGRKQH, encoded by the exons atgccgtTGAGAATTACAAAATTTTGTGCAGTGCCTGATCTCGACAGTAATGcgacaacat ATGTTACTGACATCAGTGCAGCCTTTACAACAGTCACACCAGAGACGACATCAGCTG GTATAAATATAACACTGCAGGAAGGATGCACA AGTCAGAACTGTTTCCAAAATCTACTTGAGCAGATCGAGAACATTACATCATCTCAAGTGCTCTCT ACTGTGACGAACATTTTGACTATGGCCTTCAACGCTTCAGAGAAGATTTTAgactcatcatcatcatcagtcaGCCCAGCTGAACTCGCCTCCCATGGAAACCGTGTGTTAAAAACCAGTGAGAAACTAATCTCTACATTGGTGAAGCCGACAGACACAAGTGACAATGTCAGTTTGGCTCTTGCTGCTGTTG AGGTTGAAGTCTTCATGGTTGGACTAAATGTCGCTTTAAATAAAATCCCTCGACTTGACACGACAAATTCTTCTGTGGACATTGATCTCATTGGGATCGCCAAGAACAATAAAG GATCAGCTGCTGTGGCTTTCATGAGTTACAACACAATGGAGAATCTACTGAAGCCCGACTTCTTCAACACATCAAATGATACGGTTAAAACCATGATGTCCACTGTGATCTCAGCTACTCTTCCCAAAACCAACAACACTAAACTTACCAAACCAGTCAACTTCACCCTCAAACACATCAGA GAGTTCGACCCCAACGGTTCTCTGTCTTGTGTGTACTGGAATATCAGTCAGTGGATTGTAGATGGTTGTTCTGTTTTAGAGACCAACAGCAACTACACTGTGTGTTCCTGTGTTCATCTGTCGACATTCGCTCTCATCATGCAAACCAGCAGACCACCAGAG AGCGACTCACAGCTGGATCTGTTGAATTTGGTGTGTGTGATCGTGGGGCTGGTGTTCTTCAGTTTGGCCCTGTCGACCTTTGCCCTTTGTCAGTGGAGTCCTGGAGTGAATAATGTGGCTCGGATCAACATCTGCATCAGTCTTCTGCTGGCTCACCTTCTGTTCCTGCTCACACAACAGTTCCTGGACCTCATACGCAGTCAGCAG GTGTTGTGTGCCATGATATCAGGTGTGCTGCACTTCCTCTTTCTCTCCGGCTTTGTGTGGATGTTCATTGAAGCTGTGCTGCTCTTCATCTGCGTGAGGAACCTATCACAGATCAGCTCCAAAAAGAGGGAGGTGCTAAGCAGTGGATTCCTGTGTGTGATTGGATATACGGTTGCTCTGGTTGTGGTGGCCGTGTCTGTCGGGCTGCTTCCTGAAGGCTACGGCAGCGAACA CTGCTGGATTAAAATGGATAAAGGTTTTATCTGGAGTTTTCTGGGTCCTGTTTGTGTCATACTAGCA ATAAACATGATTCTCTTTATCAACATCATTATCAAACTGAACTCAACTCTCAAAAATCTGAACGCTGAAGTTTCACAGATGAAACAAACCAA GATTATGACATTTAAAACACTGGCTCAGTTTGTGGTTCTTGGTTGCCCCTGGATTCTGGGTTTCTTCACTAATGGCAGGAAGGAGCTGGAGATCCTCTTCCTGATCTTGAACTCCCAGCAGGGAACCTTCATCTTCCTGGTCTATTGTGTCCTCAATAATGAG GTCAGGCAGCAGTACAGGAAATGCTTTAGATGTCTTTGCTGTGGACGCAAACAACACTGA